One genomic region from Rubinisphaera margarita encodes:
- a CDS encoding HU family DNA-binding protein, translated as MTKKEIVKAISEELGLTQLQTKAIVQKTFESIIDTLVEDPKHRIELRNFGVFEVKKRAARKARNPRTNERVDVDAKYVVTFKPGKEMEERVRQLMLDREKRENEAASSAAPPAPSSETPPPEAAPSSPQPPVQQDVTPHRPPEYSSSSPMDSH; from the coding sequence GTGACTAAGAAAGAGATTGTGAAGGCGATTTCCGAAGAACTCGGCCTGACACAATTACAGACCAAAGCGATCGTCCAGAAGACCTTCGAGTCGATCATCGACACGCTGGTCGAAGATCCCAAGCACCGGATTGAGCTGCGAAACTTCGGTGTGTTCGAAGTCAAGAAGCGAGCCGCCCGCAAGGCCCGTAACCCAAGGACCAATGAACGGGTCGACGTCGATGCCAAGTACGTGGTGACGTTCAAACCGGGTAAAGAGATGGAAGAACGGGTCCGTCAGCTCATGCTCGACCGGGAAAAGCGAGAGAACGAGGCCGCTTCCTCAGCCGCCCCGCCAGCGCCCAGCAGCGAGACTCCTCCCCCGGAGGCCGCTCCGTCCAGTCCGCAACCTCCCGTTCAGCAGGATGTTACGCCGCATCGACCCCCGGAGTACTCCTCCTCCAGCCCGATGGACAGCCATTGA
- a CDS encoding nucleoside deaminase translates to MPDHAESMRVAITEAQKNPAFPFGSVLVDRSNGSIVARGANRAEENPLWHGEVDSINRCAAEHSQIDWKQLLLYTTAEPCPMCMSGILWAGIGGVVFGTSIPTLTRCGYHQIEIRAREVIAASQFAECTLEGGILEAECDALFASGPH, encoded by the coding sequence ATGCCTGATCACGCCGAGTCCATGAGAGTCGCAATTACCGAAGCGCAAAAGAACCCGGCTTTCCCATTCGGTTCAGTCCTCGTGGACCGCTCCAACGGTTCGATTGTGGCCCGCGGAGCAAATCGTGCGGAAGAGAATCCACTCTGGCACGGCGAGGTCGACAGCATCAACCGCTGCGCAGCCGAGCATTCTCAGATCGACTGGAAGCAACTGCTGCTTTATACGACCGCCGAGCCATGTCCGATGTGCATGTCGGGAATCCTCTGGGCGGGAATCGGAGGTGTCGTCTTCGGCACCTCGATTCCAACGCTGACAAGATGCGGGTATCACCAGATTGAGATTCGCGCCCGGGAAGTCATTGCTGCCAGCCAGTTTGCGGAATGCACTCTGGAAGGGGGAATTCTGGAAGCCGAGTGCGATGCACTGTTTGCATCCGGGCCGCATTGA